GCGCGCACGCAACGTGTGGCGATCGCGTGCCAGCCGTTTGATGATCCGAAATTGCGTGACCTGATCGAATCCGCGCGCCGCGAACGTGAGCAACTGATCGACCATATCAATCTTGATCAAGTCACCTACGCCGGCTACAGCGCGCGGGCCGAAGAACAGGCGCGGGCCACGGTGCAGAAATTCAGCGATTACCTGCGCGAGCATCGCAATGAAATCGCCGCGCTGGATTTTTTCTACCAGCAACCGTATCAGCGTCGTCAGCTTACCTTCGACATGATTGCGGACTTGCACGATGCGCTCGCGCGCCCGCCGCTGATGCTCACCACCGAGCGTTTGTGGTCGGCGTATGCGCGCGTGCAGGCCAGCCAGGTGAAAGGCGTCGACACACGCCGCCAGCTTACCGATCTCGTCGCGCTGGTGCGTTTTGCGCTGGGGCTGGATAACGAACTCAAACCGTTTGCCGAAAGTGTCGACAAACGGTTTCAGGAGTGGATCTTCCGCCACAATGCGCAGCGCGCCACGTCGTAAAGCGTGGAATGTATTTGGCGAGCAGCTTGATGGGCTGCTGGCGGAAATGAATGAGGAGTTGGTAGCTTGAGTGAAGTAAGCGTACTGATGGGCTGGTCTATTGCAACAATCATGGATGTTGCGCGCTCATCAGGCGGAGGTACTCCGTCTAAGAGCGAACCGTCCTATTGGGATCAAGGGAATATCCCATGGGTTTCGCCAAAGGATATGAAGAGCTTCTTCGTAACGTCTAGCGAAGACTCGATTACTGATAAAGCACTGGTTCGTCTTACGCTGGTTCCTCGTGATAGCGTTTTGATCGTAGTGCGGTCCGGAATTCTGTCACGCACTCTCCCGGTATCTATCAACAAGATTCCTGTGACCATTAACCAAGACATGCGAGCGTTTGTGCCTAAGCAAGGTATAGATGCTCGCTATCTTGCGTGGCAATTCATCTCCAAAGAACGAGAAATTTTGGATAGTTGTGCAAAGGATGGGACGACTGTTGCAAGTATCGAAGGTCCGGCTCTTGCCAGCTTTCCGATGGCTATAGCACCGCTTGCAGAACAAACTCGCATCGTCGAAAAGCTCGAAGAGCTGCTATCCGATCTCGATGCTGGTGTGGCCGAACTAAAAGCAGCGCAGCGCAAGCTGGTGCAATATCGACAGTCGCTACTCAAGGCAGCGGTGGAAGGCGCGCTGAGCGCCGACTGGCGCGCAGCTCGACACAGCTACGATCCTTCACCACCGTCGCCATTCCTGCGAAAGCGGGGATCCGTTGGATTTGCGCATCAGGGCGTCATGGATTCTGGCTTTCGCGAGAATGACCGCCAAAGCGAAACCGGCGCCGACCTGCTGCAACGCATCCTCACCGAACGCCGCGCCCGCTGGGAAACCAAACAACTCGCCAAGTTCGCCGAGCAAGGCAAAACCCCACCCAAAGACTGGCAAGCCAAATATCCCGAACCCGTCGCCCCCAACATCACCGAGCTGCCGTCGCTTCCGAGTAGCTGGGTATGGGCCAGTCTCGACATGCTAGGAGAAATTGCGTCTGGAGTTGCCAAAGGCACCAAGCGAGCGGTAGCCGTCGTGACGCGAGAGGTTGCTTATCTTCGTGTGGCTAACGTGCAGCGGGGTTACCTCAATCTGGCCCAAGTCAAAATGATCGAAGCCACCGAAGCCGATATTCGGGAGCTTCGGCTGTTGTCCGGCGACGTACTCTTTAACGAGGGCGGCGATCTCGACAAGCTCGGCCGCGGTTGGGTTTGGCGCGGGGAAGTCCCTGAGTGCATTCACCAGAACCATGTCTTCCGCATGCGGCCATATCTCGATGCGACGCCATCCGAATTGATTTCTCACCACGGGAATACGTTCGGCAAGACTTGGTTCAAGTCAGCCGGTAAGCAGACAACTAATCTAGCCTCAATAAATATGACGATGTTGCGGGCGTTCCCAGTTCCGATTGCGCCGGAAGCCGAGAGCGTAGAAATTCTTGCGCGTCTCACGCCTGCACTCGATGCCACGACAGAGCAGCAAAAGAAGTGTCGAACGTGGATTAACACAATCCACCGCCCAACGCAAAAACATCCTCAAAGCCGCCTTCGCCGGCCAGCTCGTGCCGCAAGATCCCAACGACGAACCCGCCAGCGTTTTGCTGGAACGCATCCGCATCGAACGGATCGCAGCCGGTGAGAAGCGGGTGAGCAAAACAAAGCGAAAAACGAAGGAACGATCATGAGCGACAGCAAGGGCGAACTGATTCTGTATCGCACCGAGGATGGCCGTGCGGATATC
The sequence above is drawn from the Pseudolysobacter antarcticus genome and encodes:
- a CDS encoding restriction endonuclease subunit S, yielding MSEVSVLMGWSIATIMDVARSSGGGTPSKSEPSYWDQGNIPWVSPKDMKSFFVTSSEDSITDKALVRLTLVPRDSVLIVVRSGILSRTLPVSINKIPVTINQDMRAFVPKQGIDARYLAWQFISKEREILDSCAKDGTTVASIEGPALASFPMAIAPLAEQTRIVEKLEELLSDLDAGVAELKAAQRKLVQYRQSLLKAAVEGALSADWRAARHSYDPSPPSPFLRKRGSVGFAHQGVMDSGFRENDRQSETGADLLQRILTERRARWETKQLAKFAEQGKTPPKDWQAKYPEPVAPNITELPSLPSSWVWASLDMLGEIASGVAKGTKRAVAVVTREVAYLRVANVQRGYLNLAQVKMIEATEADIRELRLLSGDVLFNEGGDLDKLGRGWVWRGEVPECIHQNHVFRMRPYLDATPSELISHHGNTFGKTWFKSAGKQTTNLASINMTMLRAFPVPIAPEAESVEILARLTPALDATTEQQKKCRTWINTIHRPTQKHPQSRLRRPARAARSQRRTRQRFAGTHPHRTDRSR